In Bacteroides cellulosilyticus, the genomic stretch TGTAATCAAATATATTACATGTAATATCTTTAGATTACATTATTATCATTATTTAACATTTTAGATATTACGCACTAATTTCTGCTAATGAAAAAACTTTAATAACTTTATTATATGAAAATCAATAGATTAAACATTGGAGAAGAAGTCCGTAAAAAGGTAGATGAAAGCGGATTATCAAAGGCTAAATTTGCTGAATTACTGGGTATTGCAAGACAGAATATCGAAAAAACAGTATTTCAAAAGCATAGCCTTGACACCGATTTGCTATGTAATATTAGCGAGGTGCTAAATTGTAATTTTTTCGATTACTATAAATCTGGTGATTCGTGTAATAACACAGATTACATAAAACAAAAGGAAATTAAAGCCACTTTATCTATAGAAATGGGTAGTGAGAAAAAAGAGCAGGTTCTTCGGTTTGTATTTGGTGATAATAATATTGAAATCTTAAATAAATAGACTATGCGGATATATATTTTTGAATATAACGAAAGCGATGGAAATTTTCATCAAAATTATAATGGCATTGAACAAGGAACAAATGGTTATCAAACTGTCTGTGAAACTTATGAATACATTTGGGACCCATTTTCACGAATGCTTCATAGACGATATAATTTTTATTCAAACGAACGTCCTTCTTTTACCACTATACAAACGGAGTGGGAAAATTATCTTTTATTAAGAAAGGATATTGAAGATTACAAAAAACTCAATACTATAGATTAATAAAGGATAGAGAATGAATAAAATAACATACATTTTGGGTGCTGGAGCAAGCTATGGTGAACGCGACCAGAAAGGAAAAATCAAAAGAGGAGTTCCCATCATATCAGAATTTAGTATAGCTATTCATTCATTGATAAAATTGCTTTCTGAAAAATGCAACGGATTTACTGGTAAAGAGAAAGAAACCCTCTTATTAATTAAGGATGAGCTAAAATGGCTATCAGATAGATGTGGAGATTATCCAACTATTGATACTTATGCAAAAATGTTATTTATCACTCAAAAGAGTGAGATATACAATCGAGTAAAAAATGCTCTATCCATCTACCTAACACTTAATCAGTTATTTCTTCCACATGATTTACGTTACGATGGTTTTATAGCATCACTATTGAATGAAGACAAGAAGTTCCCTTCAATAGATATACTAACATGGAATTATGACGCACAGTTTGAATTAGCATATTCCGATTATTCTAATGACGGAAAGTATATAATGAAGCTATGGGAAAATTTGAATGTAATTAGCAAGACTATTACCACAAAAAATAAAAATAAAGATGTATTTTCTATTGCAAAATTAAATGGAACTGCATTATTTATAGATAGGCAAGATGAGAAAACAATTATAGATATTTTCAATGGAGGATATGATCTTAATAAAGCTATAGTAAAAATAGGAGAGATATTGCATTATAATAATTTATATAGAAATACACTTTCTTATTCTTGGGAAAGAAACGATGAATTTATTAAAAGTATTATAGAGCGCGTAAAAAATACAACATCACTGGTAATCATTGGATATTCTTTTCCTTATGTCAATAGAGAAATTGATAGATTAGTAATACAAAGCATGGAATATCTAAAGAAAATTTACATTCAAGACCCTTTTGCTGATGATATAAAAGAAAATGTACAAGCTATCTTGCTTGATAGCGGGAAAGAAGTAACAATTATTACTAAAAAGAATACGAAGCAGTTCTTCATTCCTAATGAACTATAAATTAAATATAGACATCAGTTTCATAGTAAGTGAATAATTTAGCCCCATCCCGGACGCTTTCAACGAATTAAAAAACAAACTAAATATCTGATACTATGATAATAACTACAACAAACAATATCGAAAATCACTCTATAAAGCGATACTTGGGAGTAATAAACGCCAACATAGTTATTGGCGCAAATTTCTTCTCCGATTTTGCAGCATCGCTAACGGATGTTTTTGGCGGTCGTTCCAATACTTACCAAAACAAGCTGAACACCATATACAAGGATGTTATGGCTGAATTAGAAGAAAAAGCCAAATATTTTCAAGCTGATGCCATAGTTGGATTGCATATTGACTTTGACGAAGTTTCAGGTGGAGGTAAATCAATGTTCATGGTTTCTGCCTCTGGAACTGCTGTTATGATAGAAAGCAACTTTGAGGATAGATATTTCATGTACAAAGCTCTCAGCGATATTCATGATTATTGGACAAAAGGATTTCTATCAGAAGAAGAATATAACTATGGAAAAGCAAGGATTATAGAAAAATACAACAGTGCAATTTCCGAAGAAATCAAAGTTGTCAAAGAAACAAAGGAATATGAAGCAAAAAGATTAAAAGAGCAAGAAGAGCAAAAAGCTCATGCTAAAAAAATATTCGAAGAAAAACTTTACGAAGCGAAGAAGAATTTAGAAAACAGATGCCCATGTTCAGAAGAAGTTATTAAAGCAACTACTCCATTTCAAATACAAGCAGCTGATTATGATTCAATCTCTTACAATACAAATGATTCCATGGAATCAATCATTGCTAAATTTATTAGATTAAATAAAATACCAGAAGCATGTAAATATTATATAGACGAAACAGGCCTATCAGAAAACGATGCAATTGAATATGTCCTTGACACATTCAAAAAAATAGATGTTATAGATAAGGAAGTATTTGAAAAACTTCTCAATAAACTAAAAGTTCTAAAAAGCAAAGGATTTATAGAACAGGCTATTAATGAATATCAAAAATTCACACTGTCAGAAAGAGATATAGCAGAAATATATATCAATACCTTATAAAATAAGAAATATGATTGACTTATTAACCATTATACTCCTAATATTTGGAGTATTGCAAATCATCCTCTTCTTCAAAGTATGGGGGATGACGAACAACATCAAAGATATACGAAACAAATACCTCAAAGATGAGGACGAGAAACGAAGACAAGAAGCGGAGTACGATCCTCCTAAAATCAGCAAAGGGACAAAGCCAACAATGTAACCTCATTATTAACAGTTCAATCCTACTACCAAACTAACAATTGTATAGCAGATTGTGCTTTAAAGAATTCTGACAATCGTAGGAACCTACATGAATATCAGCAACATACGTAGGAATCTATAAGAGACTTCGTAACGCGTAGGTCGCCAGTTCAAGTCTGGCTAGCGGCTCAAAGGAAAGGAGATGCTTATGCATCTCCTTTTTTATTTCATAGATTCTTCTTACCTTTGCCTGACTAAAGAAAACTGTAGAAACCGATGAAAAAGAAGACAAAAAGAATTCTCATAGGAGGGTTGATAGCCCTGTTCCT encodes the following:
- a CDS encoding helix-turn-helix domain-containing protein, whose protein sequence is MKINRLNIGEEVRKKVDESGLSKAKFAELLGIARQNIEKTVFQKHSLDTDLLCNISEVLNCNFFDYYKSGDSCNNTDYIKQKEIKATLSIEMGSEKKEQVLRFVFGDNNIEILNK
- a CDS encoding YbjQ family protein, coding for MIITTTNNIENHSIKRYLGVINANIVIGANFFSDFAASLTDVFGGRSNTYQNKLNTIYKDVMAELEEKAKYFQADAIVGLHIDFDEVSGGGKSMFMVSASGTAVMIESNFEDRYFMYKALSDIHDYWTKGFLSEEEYNYGKARIIEKYNSAISEEIKVVKETKEYEAKRLKEQEEQKAHAKKIFEEKLYEAKKNLENRCPCSEEVIKATTPFQIQAADYDSISYNTNDSMESIIAKFIRLNKIPEACKYYIDETGLSENDAIEYVLDTFKKIDVIDKEVFEKLLNKLKVLKSKGFIEQAINEYQKFTLSERDIAEIYINTL